The following nucleotide sequence is from Solidesulfovibrio carbinolicus.
GCCGGCCGGCCACGCCCAGGGCTCGCCGAACGAGCCCCAGGGGAAATTCCGGGGCCGTGGACACGGCCACGATCTTCTTGCCCTCGGCGGCCCCGGCCCCCTGGGGCATGGGCGCTGCGAGCCGGCCGCCCGCCTCGGAAAATTCCAATGGCCCAGGCTGGCCAAGGGGGCCGGACACCACGCCAGTCAGCGACAGGCCGTGCTCGGCCAGCCCCACTTCTTGGGCCGTGTCTTCCAGGAAGCGCCGCAGCCGCGACGGGCGTCCAGGGCGCGTCCCGGGCGACGCGGCGGCCTTTTCGCGCTTGGCCATGTCGGGCTAGACCCGCACCCGGGGACGGTTGTCGGCCCGCTTGGCCGCCACAGCCGCCGCGTCGGCCGCCTGGCCTCCTTCGGCCAGGACTTCCCGGGCCTCCCTGGTCAGATGGCGTTCGGCAAAGGGCAGGGCGGCGAAAACGGTCTCCACATGTTCCCTGATGCTGGCCATGTCCGTGTCCTCCTGTCGTTTCCCGCTCTTTTTCCAAGTTCCGTACCAACAAGACAAACTCTGTAATAATTTAACTTTTCGACAGGCTGAAACTTTTTTTGTTGCGAATCGCAACGCCGCGCCGCGCCATCCCCGGCCAGACGGCGTTGCCGAATGCAACAGGCGTTGCGGATTGCCACGGCGGCCGATTCCGGTGTTGCGAGGGGGCGTAAAAAAGCTCAATCAGGAGGGAAACCACGGAGAGACCATGCTGTTTTTCCAAAAACGCGCCGAGAGCGTCCTGCCGCCGCCGCCCGCCAGCGACATCGGCCAGTTGCGCACGCGCATCGAGAGCCAGGAACTGCCCCACCACGCCCGGGAAGCGGCCAAACGCGAATTGGAACGTCTGGAAAAGACCGACCCTTCGGCGGCCGAGTACGGCGTGGGGCTGGCCTATCTGGATTTTCTGCTCGGCCTGCCCTGGGCCGCCGTCACCCCGGACCGGCTGGATCTGGCCCAGGCCGAAGCCGTTCTCGACGCCCGCCACCATGGGCTGGGGCAGATCAAGGACCGGGTGCTCGAATACCTGGCCTCCCGGGCGCTACGGGCGGCCCCGGATTTCCATGTGCTGGTGGTGGACGACGAGGACATCGCCCGGGCCAATCTGGAGCACGTGCTGCGCAAGGAAGGCTTCAAGGTGCGGGGGGCGGCCAACGGCCTGGAAGCCCTGGCCGAGGTGCGGCGAAGCGAGTTCGACCTCATCGTCACCGATCTCAAGATGGACAAGATGGACGGCCTGCAGCTGCTCGCCGAGGCCCGGCGGATCTCCCCGGCCACCCGGGTGATGCTGGTGACGGGATTCGCCACCGTGGACACGGCCGTGGAGGCCATGCGCCAGGGCGCGGTCTACTACCTGGCCAAGCCGGTCAATCTCGACGAGCTGCGGGCCACCGTGGCCGCGCTGGCCAAGGAAAAGACCGCGCCGGCCTCGTTTCGAAGCCCGGTGCTCTGTTTTTCCGGCCCGCCGGGCACGGGCAAGACCTCGGTGGGGCAGGCCATTGCCGAGGCCCTGGGGCGGCGTTTCCACCGCATCTCCCTGGCTGGCCTGCGCGACGAGGCCGAGCTGCGCGGCCATCGCCGCACCTATGTCGGCGCGCTGCCCGGCCGGGTGCTCCAGTCCTATGCCCGGCTGGGCGTGGCCAACCCGGTTTTCATGCTCGATGAGATCGACAAGATCGGCAAGGACTTCCGGGGCGATCCGGCGGCGGTGTTTCTGGAGATGCTCGACCCGGAGCAAAACAGCCAATTCGTGGACAATTATCTGGAAGCGCCCTTCGACCTGTCGCGCACGCTATTTATCGCCACGGCCAACGACCTGGCCGAGCTGTCCGGGCCGCTGCGCGACCGTCTGGAGGTGGTCCCTTTCCGTGGCTACACCACCCGGGAAAAGGTGCGCATCGCCGCCGAGCACTTGCTCCCGCGCCAGTTGCGCGAGCATGGGCTGACCCATCCCTTTCCCACGGTCACCGAGGAGGCCTTGCGATTGACGGTCACCGGCCACACCCGGGAGGCCGGGGTGCGCAACCTCGACCGGGAGCTTGGCCGCATCTGCCGCAAACTGGCCCGGCTTCGCCTGGAGCAGGGCGAGGGCCAGGCCGTCGCCGAGGTGGACGCCGCCCTGGCGGCGGCGCTCCTTGGCCCGCCGCCCTATCGGGGCGAGACGGCCGGGGCCGCGC
It contains:
- a CDS encoding S16 family serine protease; this encodes MLFFQKRAESVLPPPPASDIGQLRTRIESQELPHHAREAAKRELERLEKTDPSAAEYGVGLAYLDFLLGLPWAAVTPDRLDLAQAEAVLDARHHGLGQIKDRVLEYLASRALRAAPDFHVLVVDDEDIARANLEHVLRKEGFKVRGAANGLEALAEVRRSEFDLIVTDLKMDKMDGLQLLAEARRISPATRVMLVTGFATVDTAVEAMRQGAVYYLAKPVNLDELRATVAALAKEKTAPASFRSPVLCFSGPPGTGKTSVGQAIAEALGRRFHRISLAGLRDEAELRGHRRTYVGALPGRVLQSYARLGVANPVFMLDEIDKIGKDFRGDPAAVFLEMLDPEQNSQFVDNYLEAPFDLSRTLFIATANDLAELSGPLRDRLEVVPFRGYTTREKVRIAAEHLLPRQLREHGLTHPFPTVTEEALRLTVTGHTREAGVRNLDRELGRICRKLARLRLEQGEGQAVAEVDAALAAALLGPPPYRGETAGAAPRLGVATGLVYADYGGEIISVEAIRMEGTGELLLTGSLGEVLRESARTALSLVRSRAGELGVDPGLFASQDVHIHIPAGSIPKEGSSAGLTVAVALASLFSGRLLRPDVALTGEITLTGKVLPVGGIREKILAAARAGIREVLVPEANRPEVAAMAGEDSPEVLVRHVATVFAALPLALA